A part of Oncorhynchus clarkii lewisi isolate Uvic-CL-2024 chromosome 17, UVic_Ocla_1.0, whole genome shotgun sequence genomic DNA contains:
- the LOC139370587 gene encoding uncharacterized protein: MSVSLCIQCQTQTTVFSKTCNSCFFNHPKEKKLLQAMKKYDYEWGHNDCAHYNNSSQILTSTKVLLYKLHTLGFVPLLLLGKRRQGTKHIDMDSFCPHPQVIKETGSIETLRNIYLGLLNVTLGTESQCQCSPVSPEPDGTPAPAEVEGTPTTVDPVGTSASTELHRIPISIQLNVIPTETGIPNTLINPVGTPTTINPVGTPTTINPVGTPTTINPVGTPTTINPVGTPTAINPVGTPTAINPVGTPTTINPVGTPTAINPVGTPTAINPVGFPAPTNRDGIPISLQLNLIPTPTEPGKSCTPAFPVGIPTPTNLVGTPTAIDPSGTPAPTMPDGIPTSISLNKIITLTKPGKHSTSTKTLGTPSPINSVGTPAPAELDGLPTPTDPAKPSTPTKLDGIPTYICLNGIPTSICMNGTPTPIQPKIPRPIQPKIPRPIQPKIPSPIQPGKPSTQNNPVGTPTPMDKISDSSEHQDQEMQRPKRKMWRDGDLIEAEDSATTQAQKRIKATEEWLNMDTDRPTVSRHAEVDTEVLDQLEKHKEECLNMDTDRPTVSRHAEVDTEVLDQLEKSSIVQATNKQTLWAINCFKDWLAEKQMIVDFSTIEKSEMNVLLRDFYCSVRRGKGGEYCIPSYIGIRAGVNRFINLPPLSRAWCLMKDSEFTSSNNVFIGVLKKIRREGRDKTTHPKVIKAQDLEILQNSPVLSPYTPRGLVNKVWFDIQLHFGPRGKEGNRRLTPQSFVIKYDENGAKYATMTSSEERQNQKDAEEQNWQNRCGIMFQNPGSHLCPVASLEKYLSKIPSDATALYLHPKKMVITSDRIWYSQEPMGFNYLSSMLPRLCQEAGTLEKYTNNCLRSLREIMSVSTLIVP; encoded by the exons ATGTCAGTCTCACTGTGTATACAGTGTCAGACACAAACCACTGTGTTTAGTAAGACCTGCAACAGTTGTTTCTTTAACCACCCAAAAGAGAAGAAGTTGTTACAAGCAATGAAGAAGTATGATTACGAATGGGGACACAATGATTGCGCCCACTATAATAATAGCTCTCAGATATTGACTTCCACAAAAGTATTG CTCTACAAACTACACACTCTAGGATTTGTTCCCCTTCTCCTGCTTGGAAAAAGGAGACAGGGAACAAAACATATCGATATGGATTCCTTTTGCCCTCACCCCCAAGTCATAAAAGAAACGGGCTCTATTGAAACATTGAGAAACATTTATTTAGGTCTTCTGAATG TCACACTCGGCACCGAGTCCCAATGTCAGTGCTCCCCAGTGTCTCCAGAGCCAGATGGGACCCCCGCACCAGCCGAGGTAGAGGGAACACCTACAACTGTCGATCCAGTGGGAACCTCTGCATCGACAGAGCTACACAGAATACCCATCTCCATCCAATTGAACGTAATACCAACAGAAACGGGCATACCCAACACACTAATCAATCCAGTGGGAACCCCTACAACTATCAATCCAGTGGGAACCCCTACAACTATCAATCCAGTGGGAACCCCTACAACTATCAATCCAGTGGGAACCCCTACAACTATCAATCCAGTGGGAACCCCTACAGCTATCAATCCAGTGGGAACCCCTACAGCTATCAATCCAGTGGGAACCCCTACAACTATCAATCCAGTGGGAACCCCTACAGCTATCAATCCAGTGGGAACCCCTACAGCTATCAATCCAGTGGGATTCCCTGCACCAACCAATCGAGACGGAATCCCCATATCTTTACAACTGAACCTAATCCCCACACCAACAGAGCCAGGCAAATCCTGCACACCAGCCTTTCCAGTGGGAATCCCTACACCAACCAATCTAGTGGGAACTCCTACAGCAATTGATCCATCAGGAACCCCTGCACCAACTATGCCAGACGGAATTCCCACATCCATCAGCCTGAACAAAATCATCACACTAACTAAGCCAGGCAAACACTCCACATCAACCAAAACATTGGGAACCCCTTCACCAATTAATTCAGTGGGGACCCCTGCACCAGCCGAGCTAGACGGACTCCCCACACCAACAgacccagccaaaccctccacaCCAACAAAGCTAGATGGAATCCCCACATACATCTGCCTGAACGGAATCCCCACATCCATCTGCATGAACGGAACCCCCACACCAATACAACCCAAAATCCCCAGACCAATACAGCCCAAAATCCCCAGACCAATACAGCCCAAAATCCCCTCACCAATACAGCCAGGCAAACCCTCCACACAAAACAATCCAGTGGGAACCCCTACACCAATGGATAAAATCTCTGACTCCTCTGAGCACCAGGACCAAGAAATGCAAAGGCCAAAACGAAAAATGTGGAGAG ATGGAGATCTAATCGAAGCTGAAGACAGTGCAACCACTCAAGCACAAAAGAGAATAAAAGCCACAG AAGAGTGGCTGAACATGGATACGGATAGGCCCACGGTGTCAAGACATGCAGAGGTAGACACTGAAGTATTAGATCAGCTAGAAAAACACAAAG AAGAGTGTCTGAACATGGATACGGATAGGCCCACGGTGTCAAGACATGCAGAGGTAGACACTGAAGTATTAGATCAACTAGAAAAGAGCAGCATTGTACAAGCAACCAACAAGCAAACTTTGTGGGCTATAAACTGCTTCAAAGACTGGCTGGCAGAGAAACAGATGATAGTGGATTTTTCAACCATTGAGAAATCTGAAATGAATGTGCTCTTGCGAGATTTTTACTGTTCTGTTCGAAGGGGTAAAGGTGGGGAGTATTGTATCCCGAGCTATATCGGAATCCGGGCTGGCGTGAACAGATTCATTAACCTCCCTCCCCTTAGCAGAGCCTGGTGCTTGATGAAGGACAGTGAGTTTACCTCCTCTAATAATGTATTTATTGGGGTACTAAAGAAAATCAGACGAGAGGGCAGGGACAAAACTACCCATCCTAAGGTGATTAAAGCACAAGaccttgagattcttcaaaactCTCCTGTGCTAAGCCCCTACACACCAAGAGGGCTAGTCAACAAAGTGTGGTTTGATATCCAGTTACACTTTGGCCCCAGAGGAAAGGAGGGCAATAGGCGGCTAACGCCACAGTCTTTTGTAATAAAGTACGATGAAAACGGAGCAAAATATGCAACGATGACTTCCAGCGAGGAAAGACAGAACCAGAAAGATGCAGAAGAGCAGAACTGGCAGAATCGCTGTGGAATCATGTTTCAGAACCCTGGTAGTCACCTCTGTCCAGTCGCCTCCTTGGAGAAGTATCTGAGCAAGATCCCATCAGATGCCACCGCCCTCTACCTCCATCCTAAGAAGATGGTCATCACCAGTGACAGAATATGGTATAGCCAGGAGCCAATGGGGTTCAATTACCTTTCATCAATGCTGCCCCGACTGTGCCAG gaGGCTGGTACATTGGAAAAGTACACAAACAACTGCTTACGATCTTTGCGTGAGATCATGTCTGTCAGCACACTGATAGTTCCTTGA